From a single Apium graveolens cultivar Ventura chromosome 2, ASM990537v1, whole genome shotgun sequence genomic region:
- the LOC141702278 gene encoding putative F-box protein At1g46984 — protein MANTSIVDLPEGMLSEIVARLPVKSPVVCKSVCKPWLHTISNPHFVKFQFRHAIIASTNNPTLHAIEIPPPDADVCFLGRPADEHFIVNSQSLPWFGYDSFSDAYKVVREKLDDEGSIVQLYSTSTDSWTEFQEPILKCNEVYDATTVVVDGFLYFCGARARIISFDLHKDIFGVVPLPSFTSIGKGSDVLNYQGSVAMILQGRNLWTLDDVSGKVSWTKRFSTEINENML, from the exons ATGGCGAACACCTCAATCGTCGATTTACCGGAAGGAATGCTTTCCGAGATAGTTGCACGACTTCCGGTGAAATCACCGGTCGTATGCAAGTCTGTTTGCAAGCCATGGCTTCACACAATCTCAAATCCTCATTTCGTTAAATTTCAGTTCCGTCATGCTATAATTGCTTCCACCAATAATCCCACACTGCACGCCATTGAAATTCCACCACCAGATGCAGATGTTTGCTTTCTAGGACGTCCTGCAGACGAACATTTCATCGTCAACAGTCAAAGTTTACCCT GGTTCGGTTATGATTCTTTTTCTGATGCGTATAAGGTTGTGCGTGAAAAACTGGATGATGAAGGATCGATTGTACAGCTTTATTCCACGAGTACTGATTCGTGGACAGAATTTCAGGAACCTATTTTGAAATGTAATGAGGTGTATGATGCGACTACTGTTGTTGTAGATGGTTTCTTATATTTCTGTGGGGCTCGTGCTCGGATAATTTCATTTGATTTGCATAAagatatttttggagttgttcCGTTACCAAGCTTTACTAGTATAGGGAAGGGGTCGGATGTTTTGAATTACCAAGGTTCTGTTGCCATGATCTTACAGGGAAGGAATCTATGGACATTAGATGATGTTTCCGGCAAGGTGTCTTGGACCAAAAGATTCAGTACTGAGATTAATGAGAATATGCTTTAG